Sequence from the Ictalurus punctatus breed USDA103 chromosome 10, Coco_2.0, whole genome shotgun sequence genome:
CGAAGGTTCGATCCCGAGAAAGTGGAACAGAACGTGGACGCGTGTAGTGGGGaactttcctttctttttaacACCTGCGCCACACTACACGATGTAGACCATCATAATCCTGTCGAAAATGTCACACCCGATATATCACGTGAAGATTTCGcggattgtgtttgtgttttgttttttgagccGGGATCGTGAGCATTTCCTCAGAATACAAAACGACACAGTCGTCTGACTCCCGGCGCCTCGGAGTGCCCCCGCCGGATTTCCAATCTCACCAGCTCCGAACAAACCGATCCGCTCGCTGTCTctccaccacagcgctgtggAATCCTccaacctgattggtcagaagataaCTATAAGCCTAATAAGAAacggattttttaaaaaaaggaaaagaacagACAAACGCGTCCTCGTTGACACGGCGACGTTTTCAGTAAGGAGACGTTTTCATGTCAtgcttatggaaggagtctccagtgtcacgagTGTCACTGTAACTTCAGGACGGACGAGTTAACGCGTTGTGGTTCCTCGTTAACGTgacagaggggtttttttttttttttttgtcgtattAACTTCAGTAGAGAGAAATAAGAGCGAGTGGTGAGggatccacatccacatccacaacGTTGCATGTAACTAGAAATTGATCAAAAGGACGACGGCGTTATACTGTATAATTACCTAAAACGTGTAAGCGTTGCCAGattgttgtggtgtaagaggaatgaaacgcTGTGAGATGTGCGGTTATGGGAAACTTCATCACACCTCTAACTAACTACTTAActactaactaactaactgactCGCTAGTTTtcggacagaaaaaaaattccttcaGTCTGCACAACAAGCAATAAAAAGTGAAACCCTGGGCGTGCCGTCGCCACGGAGACGGTCCCGACTGAGAAAATGGACATTAGCCGCAAGAAAAGCCGTAATATGAACAACGCTGTGGACTTCTGCACACTATATGAGTACGATGGACTTGTAGGAGGACTGAAGGGGTTGGGTTTCCGGGTTGTGGGTGGGGGGTCTGAGGGGGTGCTTCttcttcctttgttttttttttttttaaacgaaaataattatataaaaaatgtcGATATGTAAATATACCTAAACTGAATACGTTAAAGGCGTCTTAAaagtctgtctctttttctccttccaGTGTCCCTCTTTGTCACTCTCTCTATTGCTCTCCTTCTCTACGTCTCATTTTCTCCtgcgctgtctctctctctctgtctctctctctctctctcttcttctctctctgtctcttttcctccttccctgtctctctttctctctgtcttttaatctctgtctctttttctccttcccTGTCTCGCAGTCTCTCTTTTCTCCccctgtctctttttctccttccctgtctctctctgtctctcttcctctcctctatttctctttccctgtctctcCGCCCACTCTTTCTatctctttccctttctttccgtctctttctttctctccctctctccctccgtcTCTTTTTCTCCACCCCGTCCTCATCTCCGTCTTTCCGTCcgcgctctgtctctctctctctctctctctgtcttttaaTCTCTCTgagtctttttctctctctgtcactctatcactctctttctgtctgtctctgtctctttctcctttcctgtctctctctgtgtattgctctctctctttctctccttatctctctctattgctctctctctctctgaggatTGTGGGTAACGGGCGAGAGCGCAGGACGGTGGTGGAATTGTTTTTCACCGGCGATTGTTTTATTAATCTAAGCGTTTCTATACTTTTCATGTTGAAACATGTagatcaattttttttttttctgtttctttttgaaTGAGTGATTATtctgtgtccccccccccccccctaaataATTGGTAAATAAAGAGAGTCTAAAAGTCAAAGGGGGCGCCATTACAAACTCGGCACAGCTCACGACACGGCGACGTAAATAACAGTTagaccttttttgttgttgttgttgttgttcgaAATGCTTTTATTTCCGATACACGGATCAGTGATTCGTTCTTGTCAACACGGTCCGGACGGTCAGTCGGGGTCGAAGTCCGTATTCGGCCGCTCTGAGGATCTAAAGGCACAGCTAGTTCCTCTGAGCGCACGCATGAGTGAATTCTAAATTCTAAATTCCTATTGTGATGGAATTCTTTATCTCAGAAAGCAGCACTCGAAGCGTGTCGTAAAAGAAAGAGACTgtttaaacacagcaaagcGCTCGACGATGCCCAAGCTCAACGGCAACCGCTCGGAGGCCAGAAGCCCGAGAAAGCGCCGCCAGAGCCGCTCGAGCGGCGGAAGTGCGTGGAGCCGCTCGCGGGAGCGCGTGTCGAGTCCTGCGGCCGACGACCACAGACACGACGGGACCGACGGGCGCAAGTCGAAACGGTCCGATAGCAGAGAGAAGAGCCGGAAACGCTTCCGGACGGGCGGCTCGCGCGCTCGGTCCAGAACGAGAGGACGGGAGAAGTCGGTCTGGGCTGACGAGCGGGACCGGGGACACCGTGCGGGCCCGAGATCCGATCACTACTACAAGAGAGACGATATCCAAAGCCAAAGACGAGAAGCCTTCCTCGCCAGGCGCTCGCAAGAGCATGAGAGAATCGCTGAGCGGGGATGTCCTGAGGTCTGGGGCGCTTCACCGAGAGTccgagagccggacccggacgAACCCACTCCAGTTGAAGCGGACGTGACGAACAGCAGCTCCGAGACAAGTCCCGGAGAGGAGAAgattgagaagaagaaaaagaagggaaaatcgaaagaacaaaagaaaagtcGCAAGCACTCGGAGGACGCCGAATCCGAAAGTGACGCAGAAGAAGAGgtcaagaagaagaaggaaagtaAACGGAAGAAATCCAAGAAGAAGAAGGCTAAAAAGAGCCGCGAAGAGCCGAGCGGTTCCGGCAGTGATCGGTCCTCCGAGGAAGACGATGATCTCGGAGTCCCGTGGGTGGAGAAAACTCTTCTGGATGATAACGTGGTCGGTCCTGAAGCTCCTCCAACTCACACGGCGCAGTATGAGAAACCGTTAGATTTCGGCCGTGCCCTGTTACCCGGTGAAGGTGCCGCCATGGCGAAGTACGTGAAAGCAGGCAAGCGTATTCCGAGGAGAGGTGAGATCGGCCTCGCCAGCGACGAGATCGCGGACTTTGAGAAATCCGGCTACGTGATGAGCGGGAGCAGACATCGGCGTATGGAGGCCGTGCGTATGAGAAAGGAGAACCAGATCTACAGCGCTGATGAAATAAGAGCCCTTGCCTCCTTCAACCtggaagaaaggagaaagaaggaaatgagAATGCTTTCCAGTTTCCGGGAATCCGTGTACAGAAAGACTCGGGGGAAAAGAAGAGAGCGTTGAAGGCGGTGCTAAAATCCCAGCTCTGGGTTTCATTGTACGATCATTTAGTAGGAACTTCTTAATGTGCGCCAGTGACTGAGGAAGTCATTTCTCAACctttgtctgtgttttattttctcctctgGATTAAAAAAGCTTCGAGTCTGAAGACGATCTGTCGTATTAATGTCCATAGAGCCGTGTAGACATCATTCAGAATAGATTTAAAATGTACAGATAAAGACACCGAAaacacgcctctctctctctctctctctctctctctctctctctctctctctctctctctctctctctcgtggtGTGGAGTGCGTgagagcgttttttttttctctttttaattagTAAATGTGAAGTTTATGCGAGTGTCAGTGACCGGTGAAAGTCGAGCGTGGGGGAGAGTGCGAGCGGGACGCCATGGCCTCTGAGGCCGGCGGGGAGACGCCGTGGCGGAGACACGTGTCAGGTGTGTACCGGAGAAGGGAGAACGGGTGGAGGAGGTTCCGCTAGCGGTGGGAGAGCAGGTCGGGTGCGGGAACATCTCCTCCGCCTCCGGAAGGAACAGAGCGGCGGTAGTTTCCCCCAAAAAAGCGAGATTCGCTAAATACACCACTCAAAAATGGAATCTGGCTGAAAGGTGCTGCGCTACATGTGACCCCTCTGTTTGCCCCTGCGACGCGGGTCGtattctttctctccctctctccctctgtctctttttctccatcCCCGTCTTCATCTCCGCCTTTCCGTCCGCgctctgcctctctttctctctgtctttccgtgtccctgtctctctctgcctctctttctctctgtcttttaaTCTCTCCgtgtccctgtctctctctgtctctctttctcttttctgctccctctgtctctttttctccttccctgtctctctccgtctctctttctctccctctctccctctgtctctttttctccacCCCTGTCTTCATCTCCGCCTTTCCATCCGCgctctgcctctctttctctctgtctttccgtgtccctgtctctctctgcctctctttctctctgtcttttaaTCTCTCCgtgtccctgtctctctctgtctctctttctctcttctgctccctctgtctctttttctctttccctgtcTTTATCTCTATCTTTCCGTCtgcactctgtctctctttctctctgtcttttaatctctctgtctctttttctccttccctatctctctccgtctctctttctctccctctgtctctttttctccttccctgtctctctccgtctctctttctctccctctgtctctttttctccttccctgtctctctccgtctctctttctctccatctgtctctttttct
This genomic interval carries:
- the LOC108271242 gene encoding NF-kappa-B-activating protein, with amino-acid sequence MPKLNGNRSEARSPRKRRQSRSSGGSAWSRSRERVSSPAADDHRHDGTDGRKSKRSDSREKSRKRFRTGGSRARSRTRGREKSVWADERDRGHRAGPRSDHYYKRDDIQSQRREAFLARRSQEHERIAERGCPEVWGASPRVREPDPDEPTPVEADVTNSSSETSPGEEKIEKKKKKGKSKEQKKSRKHSEDAESESDAEEEVKKKKESKRKKSKKKKAKKSREEPSGSGSDRSSEEDDDLGVPWVEKTLLDDNVVGPEAPPTHTAQYEKPLDFGRALLPGEGAAMAKYVKAGKRIPRRGEIGLASDEIADFEKSGYVMSGSRHRRMEAVRMRKENQIYSADEIRALASFNLEERRKKEMRMLSSFRESVYRKTRGKRRER